One genomic region from Leptolyngbyaceae cyanobacterium JSC-12 encodes:
- a CDS encoding Glyoxalase/Bleomycin resistance protein/Dioxygenase superfamily (IMG reference gene:2510096416): protein MPLNHTAALLTIATPNFDRLVEFYTQLLNQAPITCIPNVYAEFRLLGVKLGIFHPKADLQEAGDTGDREDIHHSPFTIHHSLTPPPTHSSTHSLLHPPQPPTPSPFSSLGMSLCLEVENLEGAIAHLTQLGYPPPGEILTASHGREIYAYDPDGNWLILHQNYSANDLKH from the coding sequence ATGCCCCTGAACCACACTGCCGCTCTACTGACCATCGCCACACCCAACTTCGATCGCCTGGTTGAGTTTTACACACAACTTCTTAACCAAGCGCCCATTACCTGCATTCCAAACGTTTATGCCGAATTTCGTTTATTAGGAGTAAAACTGGGAATTTTTCATCCAAAAGCAGACTTACAGGAGGCAGGAGATACGGGAGATAGGGAAGACATTCACCATTCACCATTCACCATTCACCATTCTCTAACTCCTCCACCTACCCACTCTTCCACCCACTCACTCCTCCACCCTCCTCAGCCCCCAACCCCCAGCCCTTTCTCTTCTCTCGGCATGAGCCTGTGTCTGGAAGTAGAGAATTTGGAGGGTGCGATCGCCCACCTGACCCAACTCGGCTATCCCCCACCAGGCGAGATTCTCACCGCATCCCACGGACGGGAAATCTATGCCTATGACCCGGATGGAAACTGGTTGATTCTACACCAAAATTATTCTGCTAACGACCTGAAGCATTAG
- a CDS encoding hypothetical protein (IMG reference gene:2510096417), whose product MQASANARVQPASQFGVEVIISDRIQIIIETLAGETSISDCKEDTLANTGIFKQFLVDTPNETLSEHSLQIIESKPQKRVPISTLKLEFLDRTHFMEQT is encoded by the coding sequence ATGCAGGCATCCGCGAATGCTCGTGTACAGCCAGCCTCTCAATTTGGGGTAGAGGTTATCATCAGCGATCGCATTCAAATCATCATCGAAACATTGGCAGGCGAAACCTCAATATCAGACTGCAAAGAGGACACGCTTGCTAACACAGGCATTTTCAAACAGTTTCTAGTGGACACTCCAAATGAAACTTTGTCAGAGCATTCGCTCCAAATCATAGAAAGCAAACCACAAAAAAGGGTGCCCATAAGCACCCTGAAGTTGGAGTTTCTCGATCGCACCCATTTTATGGAACAAACCTGA